The following proteins come from a genomic window of Trifolium pratense cultivar HEN17-A07 linkage group LG4, ARS_RC_1.1, whole genome shotgun sequence:
- the LOC123922973 gene encoding proline-rich receptor-like protein kinase PERK13 produces the protein MAPNINKNNKEGEPKKRSGKGGGNSEVVAPPPNSNPPENSPAELPPPLPQPPSKSRTTPKASPPSESVSPSPPPPKPTQSPPPLSPPPPSPPPPSPSPPPPSLPPPQLSPPPAHNVNSSSPPYLPRKRPSPSQFQSPPPLGKKSSPSKDSPSSSSSKPSKDSPSSSKPSNDSPNDALHAKSRDSSPPSSSPAEIVGYTLAGVFVVALVAVAVILVFRRKKTKGDVYGAPYIPPPHGISFQVKPSANGHYYVQQPSYGNIYSNGNVGGSTMKPPLGGGHLDSAQPISAQIVFSYEMVMEITNAFSHQNVIGQGGFGCVYKGRLRDGKEVAVKTLKAGSGQGDREFRAEVEIISRVHHRHLVSLVGYCISEQQRVLIYEFLPNGNLHHHLHGRGMPVLGWANRLKIAIGAAKGLAYLHEDCSQKIIHRDIKSANILLDDAFEAQVADFGLARLADAANTHVSTRVMGTFGYMAPEYATSGKLTDRSDVFSFGVVLLELVTGRKPVDETMPLGDESLVEWARPQLIHAFETRDFGELVDPRLEKHYVESEMFRMIEAAAACVRHSAPKRPRMSQVVRALDTGDQISDLSNGVKYGQSRVYDSGQYDKEIMLFRMMGNGSYGDSSDYDIYSAGSGHSRENSRPRHAWMHSGSSTESESKAFNNHRCSSTE, from the exons ATGGCTCCaaatatcaacaaaaacaataaagaagGTGAACCTAAGAAACGATCTGGAAAAGGGGGAGGAAATTCCGAGGTTGTAGCTCCGCCGCCTAATTCCAATCCTCCGGAAAATTCTCCAGCGGAATTGCCACCGCCACTGCCACAACCACCGTCTAAGTCTCGTACGACGCCTAAAGCTTCCCCGCCATCGGAATCAGTATCACCTTCGCCGCCACCACCAAAGCCAACACAATCACCACCGCCACTTTCTCCTCCACCACCTTCACCGCCACCTCCATCACCGTCTCCACCACCACCCTCCCTTCCACCGCCGCAACTGTCACCGCCGCCTGCACACAATGTGAATTCTTCATCCCCTCCTTATTTGCCACGTAAACGTCCGTCTCCATCGCAGTTTCAATCCCCGCCTCCCTTGGGGAAGAAGTCTTCACCCTCAAAAGAttcaccttcttcttcttcttctaaaccCTCGAAAGATTCACCTTCTTCTTCTAAACCCTCGAATGATTCACCGAATGATGCCTTGCATGCAAAATCAAGAGATTCTTCTCCGCCTAGCTCCTCGCCCGCTGAAATAGTTGGTTACACCCTTGCCGGAGTTTTTGTTGTTGCCTTAGTTGCTGTAGCTGTTATTCTCGTGTTTAGGAGGAAGAAAACGAAAGGAGATGTGTATGGTGCACCCTATATACCACCACCTCATGGTATTAGTTTTCAAGTAAAACCAA GTGCTAATGGACATTACTATGTACAGCAACCTTCGTATGGAAATATCTATAGCAATGGGAACGTTGGAGGAAGCACCATGAAGCCGCCTTTAGGAGGAGGTCATTTAGATTCGGCACAGCCCATAAGTGCTCAAATAGTTTTTAGTTATGAGATGGTAATGGAAATAACCAATGCATTTTCACATCAAAATGTGATAGGGCAAGGAGGATTTGGGTGTGTTTACAAGGGTAGGCTACGGGACGGAAAAGAAGTGGCGGTCAAGACTCTTAAGGCTGGTAGTGGGCAGGGAGATAGGGAATTTAGGGCTGAAGTTGAGATCATTAGCCGTGTTCATCATCGACATTTGGTATCATTGGTTGGTTATTGCATATCAGAGCAGCAAAGAGTGCTTATCTATGAGTTCCTCCCAAATGgaaatcttcatcatcacttgcATG GAAGGGGAATGCCAGTGTTGGGGTGGGCCAATAGGTTGAAGATAGCTATTGGTGCTGCAAAGGGTTTGGCATATCTGCATGAGGACT GCAGCCAAAAGATTATTCACAGAGATATTAAATCCGCCAACATACTTTTGGATGATGCTTTTGAAGCACAG GTTGCGGACTTTGGACTTGCAAGGCTAGCTGATGCTGCGAATACACATGTATCAACTAGGGTTATGGGTACATTTGG GTACATGGCTCCGGAGTATGCAACAAGTGGAAAATTAACAGATAGATCAGATGTTTTCTCATTTGGTGTTGTCCTGCTTGAGCTTGTAACCGGAAGAAAACCAGTTGATGAAACTATGCCTTTGGGAGATGAGAGTTTGGTTGAGTGG GCTCGTCCACAACTCATCCATGCATTTGAGACACGTGATTTTGGTGAACTAGTAGATCCAAGATTAGAAAAACACTATGTGGAGAGTGAAATGTTCAGAATGATAGAGGCAGCTGCAGCTTGTGTTCGACACTCAGCACCTAAACGGCCTCGTATGTCTCAG GTGGTAAGAGCTTTAGACACTGGAGATCAAATATCTGATTTGTCAAATGGGGTGAAATATGGTCAGAGCAGAGTTTATGATTCTGGCCAATATGACAAAGAGATCATGCTATTCAGGATGATGGGCAATGGCAGCTATGGTGATTCTTCTGATTATGATATATACAGTGCAGGATCCGGTCATTCAAGAGAGAATTCGAGACCACGGCATGCATGGATGCATAGTGGTTCGAGTACCGAGTCAGAATCTAAAGCTTTCAATAACCATAGATGCAGTAGTACAGAATGA
- the LOC123922974 gene encoding uncharacterized protein LOC123922974 translates to MQKNTSNIEILRVQSLSILCTPHPFHDFSGFSPLKDRIDPHCNTKQQSNNNVLFDVDGFVRIQDKIDQHFCSTKQQTNHDSFCGFDNSAPVQDKLDPYRSTKKQISDIDEENIEKEEFRFTCGEVQGMHIYADEIFENGKIRPLLHNFDQYVLLFPTPNNDGSLLRLPLKKIFLTKSINPLSISGGISKELQNVPLENMTMVEMSSECYEKNNSTRSSNLWKFRQNIHLRSNNNNKDSLVLMNPTVPKKSSKTKVDNIVVKKRKDEKPKVALSAYEKFYVTNKTKKDSNKRKTFLPYKHQLFSLFTNKNALSKNLHPF, encoded by the coding sequence ATGCAGAAAAACACCTCAAATATTGAGATTCTACGGGTTCAATCGTTATCAATTCTTTGTACGCCTCACCCTTTTCATGATTTTTCTGGCTTTTCCCCCCTTAAAGATAGAATTGATCCACATTGTAACACCAAACAACAAAGTAACAACAACGTTCTTTTCGATGTTGATGGGTTTGTTCGCATTCAAGATAAAATCGATCAACATTTTTGTAGCACCAAACAACAAACTAACCACGATTCTTTTTGTGGTTTTGACAACTCTGCTCCCGTTCAAGATAAACTCGATCCATACCGCAGCACCAAGAAACAAATTTCCGACATTGATgaagaaaatattgaaaaagAAGAGTTTAGGTTTACATGCGGCGAAGTCCAAGGAATGCATATATATGCCGATGAGATAtttgaaaatggaaaaataCGACCATTACTCCATAATTTTGACCAATATGTTCTCTTGTTTCCTACCCCAAATAATGACGGTTCACTTCTTCGACTACCGCTAAAGAAGATCTTTCTTACGAAATCCATAAATCCACTCTCCATATCAGGTGGTATTTCAAAAGAACTTCAAAATGTGCCATTGGAAAATATGACAATGGTTGAGATGTCCAGTGAGTGTTACGAAAAAAACAACTCAACAAGGTCGTCAAATTTGTGGAAATTTCGACAAAATATTCATCTTCGaagtaacaataacaataagGATTCTTTAGTTTTAATGAATCCTACGGTTCCAAAAAAGTCCAGCAAGACAAAGGTTGATAACATCGTTGTTAAAAAGAGGAAGGATGAAAAACCCAAAGTTGCATTATCGGCTTACGAGAAGTTTTatgtaacaaataaaacaaagaaagatAGCAACAAACGAAAAACGTTTTTGCCATACAAACACCAATTATTCAGTCTCTTTACGAACAAAAATGCATTAAGCAAGAACCTGCACCCTTTTTGA
- the LOC123922976 gene encoding uncharacterized protein LOC123922976: MQKTTSNIEMLRVQSLSILCTPHPFHDFSGFSPLKDRIDPHCNTKQQSNNNVLFDVDGFALIQDKLDQHCSTKQHTNHDYFCGFDDSAPVQDKLDPYCSTKKQIPNIDEENIEEKEFSFACGEVQGMHIYADEIFEKEKIRPILHTFDQYVLLFPTPNNDGSHLRPPLKKIFLTKSINPLSISGGISKELQNVPLKNMTMVEMSSECYEKNNSTRSSNLWKFRQNIHLRSNSDNKDSLVLMNPTVPRKSSKIKVDNIVVKKRKDEKPKVALSAYEKSYVTNKTKKDGNKRISFLPYKHQLFSLFTNKNGLSRNLHPF, from the coding sequence ATGCAGAAAACCACCTCAAATATTGAGATGCTACGGGTTCAATCGTTATCAATTCTATGTACGCCTCACCCTTTTCATGATTTTTCTGGCTTTTCCCCCCTTAAAGATAGAATTGATCCACATTGTAACACCAAACAACAAAGTAACAACAACGTTCTTTTCGATGTTGATGGGTTTGCTCTCATTCAAGATAAACTCGACCAACATTGTAGCACTAAACAACATACTAACCACGATTATTTTTGTGGTTTTGACGACTCTGCTCCCGTTCAAGATAAACTCGATCCATACTGCAGCACCAAGAAACAAATTCCCAACATTGACGAAGAaaatattgaagaaaaagagTTTAGTTTTGCATGCGGCGAAGTCCAAGGAATGCATATATATGCCGATGAGAtatttgaaaaggaaaaaatacgACCAATACTCCATACTTTTGACCAATATGTTCTCTTGTTTCCTACCCCAAATAATGACGGCTCACATCTTCGACCACCGCTAAAGAAGATCTTTCTTACGAAATCCATAAATCCACTCTCCATATCAGGTGGTATTTCAAAAGAACTTCAAAATGTGCCATTGAAAAATATGACAATGGTTGAGATGTCCAGTGAGTGTTACGAAAAAAACAACTCAACAAGGTCGTCAAATTTGTGGAAATTTCGACAAAATATTCATCTTCGCAGTAACAGTGACAATAAGGATTCTTTAGTTTTAATGAATCCTACGGTTCCAAGAAAGTCCAGCAAGATAAAGGTTGATAACATCGTTGTTAAAAAGAGGAAGGATGAAAAACCCAAAGTTGCACTATCGGCTTACGAGAAGTCTTatgtaacaaataaaacaaagaaagatGGCAACAAACGAATATCGTTTTTGCCATACAAACACCAATTATTCAGTCTCTTTACGAATAAAAATGGATTAAGTAGGAACCTGCACCCTTTTTGA
- the LOC123923099 gene encoding carbonic anhydrase 2-like has protein sequence MADDQSYEEAIAELTKLLSEKADLGGVAAAKIKQLTTELVAVKSNSFNPDERIRNGFVHFKNEKFQKNPELYGELSKGQSPKFLVFACSDSRVCPSHVLDFQPGEAFVVRNIANMVPPYDKSKYSETGAAIEYAVLHLKVENIVVIGHSCCGGIKGLMSIPDDGTTASDFIEQWVQICNQAKSKVKEEASKLNFSEQCTNLEKEAVNVSLGNLMTYPFVRDAVVKKTIALKGAHYDFVKGAFELWDIDFKISPSMSF, from the exons ATGGCAGATGATCAGTCATATGAAGAGGCTATTGCAGAGTTGACGAAGCTTCTAAG tgagaaAGCTGATCTTGGAGGTGTTGCTGCCGCAAAGATCAAGCAATTAACGACTGAGCTGGTGGCTGTCAAGTCTAATTCTTTTAACCCGGATGAGAGAATTCGAAATGGTTTCGTCCATTTCAAGAATGAAAAATTTCA GAAAAATCCAGAGTTGTATGGTGAACTTTCCAAAGGCCAGAGCCCAAAG TTTCTGGTTTTCGCGTGCTCGGACTCTCGAGTTTGCCCATCCCATGTTCTTGATTTTCAACCTGGTGAAGCCTTTGTGGTCCGAAACATTGCCAATATGGTTCCACCATATGACAAG AGCAAGTATTCAGAAACAGGGGCTGCCATTGAATATGCTGTCTTACATCTAAAG GTTGAGAATATTGTAGTTATTGGACACAGCTGCTGTGGAGGTATAAAGGGCCTCATGTCCATCCCAGATGATGGGACCACTGCAAG TGACTTCATAGAGCAATGGGTTCAAATTTGTAATCAAGCAAAGTCCAAAGTTAAAGAAGAAGCAAGCAAATTAAATTTCTCTGAGCAATGTACCAACTTGGAGAAG GAAGCTGTTAATGTATCTCTTGGGAACTTAATGACTTATCCATTTGTGAGAGATGCGGTTGTGAAGAAAACCATAGCTTTGAAAGGTGCACATTATGATTTTGTTAAGGGAGCATTTGAGCTGTGGGATATAGACTTCAAAATTTCACCCTCAATGTCCTTTTAA